One Pyrus communis chromosome 13, drPyrComm1.1, whole genome shotgun sequence genomic window carries:
- the LOC137713805 gene encoding sigma factor binding protein 2, chloroplastic-like: MNNPNPNQQSSKTNKAKHRKTTKSSYSSKKKQGGIKVVYISNPMKVSTSASQFRALVQELTGQDSAFPADPARFSAVYSSPPNSSFIGEALPDSTVQNRHHHHEHLQDYALDLEVASSPTSYQEQAAGSSNSNDSKNQHEIELYDDLFVPEMVDNLGGLLPSTVMYGSSS, encoded by the coding sequence ATGaataaccctaaccctaaccaaCAAAGTAGTAAAACTAACAAAGCCAAACATAGAAAGACTACCAAAAGTAGTTACAGTAGCAAGAAAAAGCAAGGCGGTATCAAAGTTGTGTACATCTCCAACCCAATGAAGGTGAGTACGAGTGCCTCACAGTTCAGGGCTTTGGTTCAGGAGCTCACCGGCCAAGACTCCGCGTTCCCGGCCGATCCCGCTAGGTTTTCGGCCGTGTACTCTTCGCCTCCGAACAGCAGTTTCATCGGTGAGGCGCTTCCGGATTCGACAGTGCAGaatcgtcatcatcatcatgaaCATCTTCAAGATTATGCATTAGATCTAGAGGTGGCTTCCAGTCCTACTAGTTACCAAGAGCAGGCAGCCGGGAGTTCAAACTCAAATGATAGCAAAAATCAACACGAGATTGAGCTGTATGATGATCTTTTTGTGCCTGAAATGGTTGACAACTTAGGGGGTTTGTTGCCTTCCACTGTCATGTATGGATCTTCCTCTTAA
- the LOC137713596 gene encoding nudix hydrolase 16, mitochondrial-like, producing the protein MSDLVARTGRHQQRYEAGHRLVAGCIPFKYRNTGENSDGAYEKVVEVLMISTTSGPGLVFPKGGWENDETVQEAAIREAVEEAGVQGDIMDCLGHYFFKSKTLQDELSPEGLSKAAMFPLLVKEELEFWPEQNNRRRSWHSIPEATELCRHQWMKAALEEGFSRWFAEQMISNQKKENHLISPDSSADQE; encoded by the exons ATGTCCGACTTGGTGGCTCGCACCGGCCGCCACCAGCAGCGCTACGAGGCCGGCCACCGCCTTGTCGCCGG GTGTATTCCTTTCAAATATAGAAATACTGGAGAAAATAGTGATGGCGCGTATGAGAAGGTTGTTGAGGTACTAATGATCAGCACAACAAGTGGACCTGGGCTTGTGTTTCCAAAG GGCGGATGGGAAAATGATGAAACCGTTCAGGAAGCAGCAATACGTGAAGCTGTAGAAGAGGCTGGAGTACAAGGGGATATAATG GATTGTTTGGGGCACTATTTTTTTAAGAGCAAGACCCTGCAAGATGAACTTAGTCCCGAGGGATTGAGCAAAGCTGCCATGTTTCCTTTGCTTGTGAAGGAAGAGCTCGAGTTTTGGCCAGAACAAAACAATCGTCGGCGAAGTTGGCATTCCATCCCTGAAGCTACAGAACTTTGCCGGCATCAATGGATGAAAGCGGCCCTTGAGGAAGGCTTCTCAAGGTGGTTTGCGGAACAGATGATAAGCaatcaaaagaaagagaacCACTTAATTTCACCTGATTCATCTGCAGACCAGGAATAA